A genomic stretch from Anoplopoma fimbria isolate UVic2021 breed Golden Eagle Sablefish chromosome 8, Afim_UVic_2022, whole genome shotgun sequence includes:
- the ttc39a gene encoding tetratricopeptide repeat protein 39A, translating into MAALDLFLRNHFEEAQARLRSRTKDSMYHALTYATILEMQAMMTFDPQHIQTAGNTMKEAQAICQRQRKKSSFSKNFTEEELHAEVCYAECLLQRAALTFLQDENMISFIKGGIKVRNSYQTYKELHTVLQSSGYTHGENHGHFEGGVKLGVGAFNLMISMLPTRTLKLLEFVGFTGNKEFGLQQLLEGSAKSTFRSFLCNMLLLCYHTFMSFILGTGEGDVEDAEKLLQPYLEKYPKGSIFLFFAGRIEEIKGNLDAAIKRFEECCEVQQQWKQFHHMCYWELMWCFTYKRHWKMAYFYADLLSKENTWSKATYAYMKAAYLSMLTPDDCLTFGETAFTLFRQVPGLKQKIAGKSLPTEKFAIRKARRYLAENPIPLPAPPLEMMYIWNGYTVIGKHKDLTEGMLKTLEEAQAKLDSTPRSEFTIDDQCLLSLLKGLCLKHLGHQEEAEHYFTLVLCNESQIKYDHYLVPNALLEHGLLCLEQGRKAEGIRLLETAKQNYKHYSMESRTHFRIQAALHKAKGAVENGIHVPSSP; encoded by the exons AACCAAAGACAGCATGTACCACGCTCTGACCTATGCCACCATCCTGGAGATGCAGGCcatgatgacctttgacccccaaCACATCCAGACTGCGGGAAACACCATGAAAGAGGCCCAGGCCATCTGTCAGCG GCAACGCAAGAAGTCAAGCTTCTCCAAGAACTTCACAGAAG agGAGCTTCATGCTGAAGTTTGCTATGCTGAGTGTCTCCTGCAGAGGGCAGCACTCACCTTCCTTCAG GACGAAAACATGATCAGTTTCATCAAAGGGGGAATCAAAGTTAGAAACAGCTACCAGACATACAA AGAGCTTCACACAGTCCTCCAGTCGTCTGGATACACTCACGGTGAAAACCACGGCCATTTTGAGGGTGGCGTTAAACTGGGAGTCGGAGCCTTTAACCTA ATGATTTCAATGTTGCCCACGCGGACGCTCAAGCTGCTGGAGTTTGTCGGTTTCACTGGTAATAAG GAGTTTGGTCTTCAGCAGCTTCTGGAGGGCTCTGCAAAGAGCACATTCAGGTCCTTTCTTTGTAACATGCTGCTGCTCTGTTATCACACCTTCATGAGCTTCATACTAG GCACTGGAGAAGGAGATGTTGAAGATGCAGAGAAACTGTTGCAGCCATAtcttgaaaaatatcctaag GGATCCATCTTCTTGTTCTTCGCTGGTCGAATAGAAGAGATTAAAGGCAACTTGGATGCT GCTATCAAGCGTTTTGAGGAGTGCTGCGAGGTCCAGCAGCAGTGGAAGCAGTTCCACCACATGTGTTACTGGGAGCTCATGTGGTGCTTCACATACAAGAGGCACTGGAAGATGGCCTACTTCTACGCTGACCTGCTCAGCAAGGAGAACACTTGGTCCAAG GCTACTTATGCGTATATGAAAGCAGCATACCTCAGCATGCTGACTCCAGATGATTGCCTAACCTTCGGGGAGACTGCGTTCACTCTGTTCAG gCAGGTCCCAGGGCTGAAGCAGAAGATTGCGGGGAAATCTTTACCAACTGAGAAGTTTGCTATCAGGAAAGCCCGTCGCTACCTTGCAGAAAACCCAATTCCTCTTCCCGCTCCTCCACTG GAGATGATGTACATCTGGAACGGCTACACAGTCATTGGGAAACACAAAGACCTGACTGAAGGCATGCTGAAAACACTGGAAGAGGCACAAGCTAAACTCGACAGCACCCCAA gGTCTGAGTTCACCATAGATGACCAGTGTCTGCTGAGCCTCTTGAAGGGACTGTGTCTCAAACACCTGGGGCATCAAGAGGAAGCCGAACACTACTTTACCCTTGTGCTCTGCAA TGAGTCTCAGATCAAGTACGACCACTACCTGGTTCCTAATGCCCTGCTGGAGCATGGCCTGCTGTGTCTGGAGCAAGGCAGGAAGGCTGAAGGTATCAGACTCCTAGAAACCGCAAA GCAAAATTACAAACACTACTCGATGGAATCACGGACACACTTCCGTATTCAGGCTGCTCTGCACAAGGCCAAGGGTGCGGTGGAGAACGGCATCCATGTTCCCTCCAGCCCATAA